A genomic window from Cryobacterium sp. SO2 includes:
- a CDS encoding acyltransferase yields the protein MMDIATTADIDPTAVIGPGSAIWHLGQVREYALLGPGCTVGRGAYIGPGVILGKNCKVQNYALLYEPALLEDGVFVGPAAVFTNDQFPRAINVDGSRKSADDWVLVGVTVRTGASIGARAVCVAPVTVGRWAMVAAGAVVTRDVPDFALVRGVPARQVGWVGRSGIPLTREGAGEFSCPATGERYLEHEGQLTLQ from the coding sequence ATGATGGACATCGCCACTACCGCCGACATCGACCCCACGGCCGTCATCGGCCCTGGTAGTGCGATCTGGCACCTCGGCCAGGTGCGCGAATACGCCCTGCTCGGCCCCGGATGCACTGTCGGCCGCGGAGCGTACATCGGTCCTGGGGTGATCCTCGGCAAGAACTGCAAGGTGCAGAATTACGCTCTCCTCTACGAACCGGCTCTCCTGGAGGACGGGGTGTTCGTGGGCCCCGCGGCCGTTTTCACGAACGATCAGTTTCCGCGGGCGATCAACGTCGACGGTTCGCGAAAGTCGGCCGACGACTGGGTCCTGGTGGGAGTAACGGTGCGTACGGGGGCATCAATCGGGGCCCGGGCGGTCTGCGTCGCGCCGGTGACCGTCGGGCGCTGGGCCATGGTGGCCGCAGGCGCCGTGGTCACGCGGGACGTGCCGGACTTCGCCCTGGTTCGCGGCGTGCCCGCACGGCAGGTCGGTTGGGTGGGTCGAAGCGGGATTCCTCTGACGAGGGAGGGTGCCGGGGAGTTCAGCTGCCCGGCAACCGGCGAACGCTACCTGGAACACGAAGGGCAACTGACCCTCCAATGA
- a CDS encoding MFS transporter, translating to MVSLGIVSMLTDISSESVAAILPLYLTTVIGLSPIAYGVIDGLYQGVSAIVRIFGGWAADRSSEPKWVAVAGYGISALARVGFLMATGFGAIVGIVTLDRLGKGIRTAPRDAMITAASLPDDLGRSFGVHRMLDTIGAAAGPLLAFLVLLLMPTGYSTVFVLSLGCALVGLVVLGLLVPRHPAPYPAPPEPARGDPVGAIGSPPNVTNAATAVRPSFRWRALADPGLRKVLLVAGLCGLFTVGDGFVYLALQARTDFAAAWFPLLYVGTNVVFLAFAVPLGRLADRWGRARVFVGGHAALAAAYLCAAVPLGTVAPTIICLLLLGVFYAATDGVLAALAAQFAPAGSTATSLAGAQTVVAVARFLASAAFGVLWYAVGSTQALFGFAAALLLMLPVAWFILRRPARPVGPAAR from the coding sequence GTGGTCAGCCTCGGCATCGTCAGCATGCTCACCGACATCTCGTCGGAGTCCGTCGCGGCGATCCTTCCCCTGTACCTCACCACCGTCATCGGTCTGTCGCCGATCGCCTACGGAGTCATCGACGGCCTCTACCAGGGGGTCAGTGCGATCGTGCGGATCTTCGGCGGGTGGGCCGCCGATCGAAGCTCGGAACCGAAATGGGTGGCTGTAGCGGGCTATGGCATCTCGGCGCTCGCCCGGGTCGGCTTCCTGATGGCCACGGGTTTCGGGGCCATTGTCGGCATCGTCACCCTGGACAGGCTGGGCAAAGGCATCCGCACGGCGCCGCGGGACGCGATGATCACCGCCGCGTCGCTCCCGGACGACCTCGGCCGCTCGTTCGGTGTGCACAGGATGCTGGACACGATCGGCGCTGCAGCCGGGCCGTTGCTGGCCTTCCTGGTGCTATTGCTGATGCCAACCGGGTACAGCACAGTTTTTGTGCTGTCGCTGGGGTGTGCTTTGGTGGGGTTGGTGGTGCTCGGGCTGCTGGTTCCCCGCCACCCGGCGCCGTACCCGGCCCCGCCCGAGCCTGCCAGGGGCGACCCGGTCGGAGCCATCGGCTCTCCGCCCAACGTCACCAACGCAGCGACAGCGGTGCGCCCGTCCTTCAGGTGGCGCGCTCTGGCCGACCCTGGGCTGCGCAAGGTGCTCCTGGTCGCCGGGCTCTGCGGCCTGTTCACCGTGGGTGACGGCTTCGTTTATCTGGCGCTGCAGGCCAGGACCGACTTCGCCGCGGCCTGGTTTCCCCTGCTCTACGTTGGCACCAACGTGGTGTTCCTCGCTTTCGCGGTGCCGCTCGGCCGGCTGGCCGACCGCTGGGGGCGGGCCAGGGTCTTCGTCGGGGGCCACGCCGCCCTCGCCGCCGCGTATCTGTGCGCCGCAGTGCCGCTCGGCACCGTGGCGCCGACCATCATCTGCTTGCTGCTGCTCGGTGTGTTCTATGCCGCGACCGACGGTGTGCTCGCCGCACTGGCCGCGCAGTTCGCGCCGGCGGGATCGACCGCCACCAGCCTGGCTGGAGCCCAGACGGTCGTCGCCGTCGCCCGGTTCCTGGCCTCGGCGGCATTCGGGGTGCTCTGGTACGCGGTCGGCTCGACCCAGGCGTTGTTCGGCTTCGCCGCTGCCCTGCTGCTGATGCTCCCCGTGGCCTGGTTCATTCTGCGCAGGCCGGCCAGGCCGGTGGGACCGGCGGCTCGGTGA
- a CDS encoding WecB/TagA/CpsF family glycosyltransferase encodes MSHDSTTDHSRDTHSARQPLFGLEIDALTMGEVLDRAQHGTEEHLRFLIGVVNAAKIVKMRTDTQLRSSLLEADVLLADGQSVVWASRILGHPLPERIAGIDLFERLLEAANRERRSVYFLGARREVLDQLLERVRMRYPRLIVAGSRDGYFADSEAAGIAATIAHSRADMLFLGISSPKKENFLARYGAELNVPLLHGVGGSFDVLAGVTRRAPERWQRLGFEWAYRLLQEPGRLWNRYLFTNTAFIALTLRERIHPTTTYTVNGPTTAQRTETGDPEDG; translated from the coding sequence ATGTCGCACGACTCAACCACCGACCATTCCCGGGATACGCACAGCGCCCGGCAGCCTCTCTTCGGCCTGGAAATCGACGCCCTGACCATGGGCGAAGTGCTCGACCGGGCCCAGCACGGCACCGAGGAACACCTGCGGTTCCTGATCGGCGTCGTCAACGCCGCGAAGATCGTCAAGATGCGAACGGATACGCAGCTGCGCTCCTCGTTGCTCGAGGCCGACGTGCTGCTTGCCGACGGCCAGTCAGTGGTCTGGGCCAGCCGAATCCTCGGCCACCCGCTGCCGGAACGGATCGCCGGAATCGATCTTTTCGAACGGCTCCTCGAAGCGGCGAACCGCGAGAGGCGCTCGGTCTACTTCCTGGGCGCCAGAAGAGAGGTCCTCGACCAGCTACTGGAGCGGGTAAGAATGCGGTATCCCCGGCTGATCGTCGCCGGCAGCAGAGACGGCTATTTCGCCGACAGCGAGGCCGCCGGCATTGCCGCGACCATCGCGCACAGTCGGGCCGACATGCTGTTCCTGGGCATCTCGTCGCCGAAGAAGGAGAACTTCCTGGCACGATACGGCGCCGAGCTCAACGTGCCCCTCCTGCACGGCGTCGGCGGGTCATTCGACGTGTTGGCCGGAGTCACTCGGCGCGCTCCAGAGCGCTGGCAGCGTCTGGGCTTCGAGTGGGCCTACCGCCTCTTGCAGGAACCTGGCCGGCTCTGGAACCGGTACCTCTTCACCAACACCGCGTTCATCGCACTCACCCTGAGGGAGCGCATCCACCCGACGACGACGTACACCGTGAACGGGCCGACTACTGCACAGCGAACAGAGACGGGCGACCCCGAAGATGGATGA